The following proteins are encoded in a genomic region of Nitrospirota bacterium:
- a CDS encoding helix-turn-helix transcriptional regulator: MAVREHRFFMISVVSEMLGIHPQTLRLYEREGFIKPKRTGGNTRLYSEDDVEKLELILRLTRELGVNLAGVEVILSMREKMEQMQHEMTETIRQLREELEREILHREETRNALVPVRRFRIERH; the protein is encoded by the coding sequence ATGGCGGTACGTGAACATCGATTCTTTATGATCAGCGTCGTCTCGGAGATGCTCGGCATCCATCCGCAGACCCTGCGTCTGTACGAGCGGGAGGGGTTTATCAAGCCGAAGAGGACAGGAGGCAACACACGCCTCTATTCCGAGGACGACGTGGAAAAGCTGGAATTGATCCTTCGCCTCACGCGTGAGCTGGGCGTCAACCTCGCAGGTGTGGAGGTGATCCTGTCCATGCGTGAAAAAATGGAGCAGATGCAGCACGAGATGACGGAAACGATCCGGCAACTGCGCGAGGAGCTGGAACGCGAGATCCTGCACAGGGAGGAAACGAGGAATGCCCTCGTGCCGGTAAGAAGGTTCCGGATAGAAAGACATTAA
- the dnaJ gene encoding molecular chaperone DnaJ, which translates to MATETKRDYYDTLGIKKDASDAEIKKAFRKLARKYHPDVNPGDKTAESKFKEMSEAYEILSDPKKRQQYDQFGHAAFGGGGYGPTQGQGPGGFSGFEGFSRGGEGGTYYQSGNFEGYEDIFGSLFGQRQRGPLKGEDVTYSVEVDLEDAIFGKTMQVDLQREVTCSTCGGSGAQPGTSPRTCPTCQGSGSVRQGRGLLQMAQPCPTCHGTGTINPNPCRTCNGRGVVSKSERINVKIPPGVDNGSKIRVSGMGGAGEKGGSAGDVYIITKVRPHYYFERKGDNLHSVAKVTVKEAALGEKIEIPSVDGLVSLSLPQGVQSGQQLKLRGKGVPHLGGGGVGDHYVTITVVTPTGLNERGKELLRELDRVNPINPRSEITFKGFRKRA; encoded by the coding sequence ATGGCTACCGAAACCAAAAGAGATTACTACGATACCCTCGGAATCAAAAAGGACGCCTCTGATGCTGAGATCAAGAAGGCGTTCAGGAAATTGGCGAGGAAATATCATCCCGATGTGAACCCTGGGGACAAGACTGCGGAGTCTAAGTTCAAGGAGATGAGCGAAGCCTACGAAATTCTGTCCGATCCGAAGAAGCGCCAGCAGTACGACCAGTTCGGTCACGCTGCGTTCGGCGGCGGTGGATACGGTCCCACTCAGGGCCAGGGTCCGGGGGGGTTCAGCGGTTTTGAAGGATTTTCCCGGGGTGGTGAAGGCGGAACGTATTATCAGTCCGGAAACTTTGAAGGCTACGAGGACATCTTTGGATCCCTTTTCGGCCAGCGCCAGAGAGGACCCCTCAAGGGCGAGGACGTAACCTATTCGGTTGAGGTTGACCTCGAGGACGCCATTTTCGGGAAGACCATGCAGGTCGATCTTCAGCGCGAGGTGACCTGCTCGACCTGCGGAGGCTCGGGCGCCCAGCCGGGGACGTCTCCGCGCACCTGTCCGACCTGCCAGGGGTCCGGCAGCGTGAGGCAAGGCCGAGGTCTTCTGCAGATGGCGCAGCCGTGCCCGACCTGCCACGGTACGGGGACGATCAATCCCAATCCCTGCAGAACGTGCAACGGCAGGGGAGTCGTTTCCAAGTCTGAGCGCATTAATGTGAAGATCCCGCCCGGCGTTGACAATGGATCGAAGATCCGGGTGTCGGGCATGGGTGGTGCCGGCGAGAAGGGCGGCTCGGCGGGAGACGTGTATATCATTACGAAGGTCAGGCCGCATTATTATTTTGAACGCAAGGGAGACAACCTGCATTCGGTCGCCAAGGTGACGGTAAAGGAAGCTGCCCTCGGTGAGAAGATCGAGATCCCCTCCGTGGACGGCCTGGTGTCGCTCTCGCTGCCCCAGGGGGTTCAGTCCGGACAGCAGCTCAAACTGCGCGGAAAGGGTGTCCCGCATCTCGGAGGCGGCGGAGTTGGAGATCATTATGTAACGATCACGGTCGTAACGCCTACCGGCCTGAACGAGCGGGGGAAGGAGCTGCTCCGCGAGCTGGACCGCGTGAATCCGATTAATCCGCGAAGCGAGATCACGTTTAAAGGTTTCAGGAAAAGAGCCTGA